In a genomic window of Telopea speciosissima isolate NSW1024214 ecotype Mountain lineage chromosome 5, Tspe_v1, whole genome shotgun sequence:
- the LOC122662799 gene encoding aminoacylase-1-like, with amino-acid sequence MEGIYGTCSLSSVRRFLIFLLFFFLFTSTVVVVSLPEDSSAIISRFQQYLRINTAHPNPDYSPAADFILSQAKTIGLESQFLEFVKSKPVILLKWSGTNPDLPSIILNSHMDVVAVENNKWTYPPLDAHIDEAGNIYARGSQDMKCVGMQYLEAIRRLKNSGFQPVRTVYVSFVPDKEIGGHDGAEKLAESEEFQKMNVGILLDEGLASTNETYRAFFAERSPWWLVIKATGSPGHGSKLYDNSAMENLMKSIESVTRFRAAQFDMLKAGLKEAGEIISVNMVFLKAGTPSPTGFVMNMQPSEAEAGFDIRIPPTVDEKLVEKRIEEEWAPSSRNMTFEFIRKVPVLPVTDGFKPWLALLEGAVKKANGKLGRPEVLPLSSDSPYYRQRGLPAIGFSPMTNTPILLHDHNEIYRGNSIKHRNEFIMFSFRSKICIYKYNNVKAPNGVAVTYFVLVTCLFLNQVEYLKGIEIYESIIEAYTSYTEHTWNAASTDEL; translated from the exons ATGGAGGGAATTTATGGAACTTGCTCTCTCTCTTCAGTTCGTcgttttttaattttccttctattcttcttcttattcacaTCGACAGTAGTAGTTGTTTCACTGCCAGAGGATTCATCGGCGATAATCTCAAGATTCCAACAGTATCTTCGAATTAACACAGCTCACCCTAACCCTGACTACTCTCCCGCTGCAGATTTCATCCTTTCTCAAGCCAAAACCATCGGCCTCGAATCGCAATTCCTTGAGTTTGTGAAGAGCAAGCCTGTTATTCTCCTCAAATGGTCCGGTACAAACCCTGATCTCCCTTCTATTATCTTGAATTCACACATGGACGTGGTAGCTGTCGAGAACAATAAATGGACTTACCCTCCTTTGGATGCTCACATCGATGAGGCCGGAAATATCTATGCTAGAGGATCGCAGGACATGAAGTGTGTTGGAATGCAATACCTGGAAGCCATACGCCGATTGAAGAACTCTGGGTTCCAGCCGGTTAGGACTGTTTACGTTTCGTTCGTTCCAGACAAGGAAATAGGCGGCCATGATGGGGCTGAGAAATTAGCTGAATCGGAAGAATTCCAGAAAATGAATGTTGGGATACTTCTTGATGAAG GGCTGGCATCGACGAATGAAACTTACCGTGCTTTCTTTGCTGAGAGGAGTCCTTGGTGGCTTGTGATTAAGGCTACTGGTTCTCCTGGTCATGGATCAAAACTTTACGACAATAGTGCAATGGAGAACCTAATGAAGAGCATCGAGAGTGTGACGAGGTTCCGGGCTGCCCAATTTGACATGTTGAAGGCGGGTTTGAAGGAAGCTGGCGAGATCATATCAGTGAATATGGTCTTCTTGAAGGCTGGCACGCCATCTCCAACT GGGTTTGTTATGAATATGCAGCCATCTGAAGCTGAAGCAGGTTTTGACATTCGAATCCCACCAACTGTTGATGAGAAATTAGTGGAGAAACGGATTGAAGAGGAGTGGGCACCTTCTTCACGCAACATGACATTTGAG TTTATAAGAAAGGTGCCAGTCCTCCCTGTTACAGATGGCTTTAAACCATGGTTGGCCCTTTTAGAAGGGGCTGTAAAGAAAGCTAATGGCAAACTTGGCAGACCAGAAGTTTTACCACTCTCATCAGATTCTCCATACTATAGACAACGAGGATTGCCAGCAATTGGCTTCTCTCCCATGACAAACACTCCTATTCTGCTCCATGACCATAATGAG atatacaGAGGAAATTCCATTAAACATAGAAATGAATTCATAATGTTTTCTTTTAGGAGTAAGATCTGTATTTACAAATATAATAATGTTAAGGCACCAAATGGTGTTGCTGTAACATATTTTGTTCTTGTTAcctgtttg TTTCTAAATCAAGTGGAATACCTGAAAGGAATTGAAATATATGAGTCAATCATCGAAGCATACACATCTTACACTGAGCATACATGGAATGCTGCTTCCACAGACGAGTTGTAA
- the LOC122662717 gene encoding uncharacterized protein LOC122662717: MSLRIKAVVDKFVKELKEALDADIQDRIMKEREMQSYIEEREREVAEREAAWKAELSRREAEIARQEARLKMERENLEKEKSVLMGTASNQDNQDGALEITVSGEKYRCLRFAKAKK; the protein is encoded by the exons ATGTCCCTGAGAATCAAAGCAGTGGTTGACAAGTTCGTGAAGGAGTTGAAAGAAGCTTTAGATGCAGATATCCAAGACCGGATTATGAAGGAAAGGGAGATGCAGAGCTACAtcgaggagagggagagagaggtcGCTGAGAGAGAAGCTGCTTGGAAAGCCGAGCTTTCTCGTCGAGAG GCTGAGATTGCCCGACAAGAAGCTAGGCTTaagatggagagagaaaaccttgagaaagaaaagagtgTCTTAATGGGAACTGCCTCAAATCAGGATAATCAGGATGGGGCTCTGGAAATCACTGTAAGTGGTGAGAAGTACCGATGCCTCAGGTTTGCCAAAGCTAAAAAATGA